In one window of Brassica rapa cultivar Chiifu-401-42 chromosome A07, CAAS_Brap_v3.01, whole genome shotgun sequence DNA:
- the LOC103828541 gene encoding probable E3 ubiquitin-protein ligase XERICO, translating into MGLSSLPGPSEGMLCVILVNTALSISIFKGILRSVLQLIGIRLCPSSAAAAAAASSENQTSETFDFRVCQPESFLEEFRNRTPTVKFESLCKCKKQADNECSVCLSNFEEDSEINKLKCGHLFHKTCLEKWIDYWNITCPLCRTPLVVVAADDQLVSSNVW; encoded by the coding sequence ATGGGTCTATCAAGCCTTCCTGGTCCATCAGAAGGAATGCTATGCGTGATATTAGTTAACACAGCATTGTCAATCTCCATCTTCAAAGGCATTCTCAGGTCAGTGCTTCAGCTAATAGGAATCCGTCTCTGTCCTTcttcagcagcagcagcagcagctgcATCTTCAGAGAATCAAACTTCAGAGACTTTTGATTTCCGGGTCTGCCAGCCTGAGAGTTTCCTTGAGGAATTCAGGAACAGGACCCCCACAGTGAAGTTTGAGAGCTTGTGCAAGTGCAAGAAACAGGCGGACAACGAGTGTTCTGTATGCCTGTCGaatttcgaagaggattcagaGATCAACAAGCTAAAATGTGGCCATTTGTTTCACAAAACATGCTTGGAGAAATGGATAGACTACTGGAACATCACTTGCCCACTCTGTAGGACTCCTCTTGTTGTTGTCGCAGCAGACGACCAGCTGGTTTCCTCTAATGTTTGGTGA
- the LOC103828542 gene encoding uncharacterized protein LOC103828542 isoform X2, with protein sequence MASEDPMNNTAGTDDETIAQRRKRLRRVSFADREITSVHIFKRDEDYETPPSPSASKPRNVETSESEDKVIRFFGELADSEDTEGDEPVEKLFLRPKSSPSSGGSTIASATTDDEDSFFGPVSSHFINPGRLSDATTVSEDHHDMTMDSTAFSMHFRSLVMSESGDLRTPTSSHRVPVEVDEKTPTQVTFRSDDTGSAMVLTYPKKLFPKSPVPVDKGSGGGDSNDMSLVGDDSRKYDYGHITPALAALLGDESKEPVPASQDNSVEARSPVPEFSLFPQNGSIPVGINSTDACQMLSPCGSGIHPRMELQESGRESAYFIGRMQQSSLSCATPSPQQVGSFMSRETLALVESLSTIQKSKSRLGLIPPSPASALSQRIEKSKLQLSGRRSATTPSTIGREDTGVRPTTRKDIPITNLDDLLSTHDNRKPVSENHGAPDQLSCGALSPVVDSSDVFTFLNPEGNSNSKIEGSLLKEQERNQTASTPDKFVSSLAKSSDATTSALNNCVTLQDQEQKSKAIGNSETEDGRLAKDSVSNPSLNTLYDHMDSLLVESSAILSETGFLNGSAQQNEEDSVLNKNKKGTNNIRAAHCETEVISTEDCPVLVTQDRPGTAGSSPLDRSRNEASHAKGPSRLKRKARDVDPAAKSCSPKVRQNTQDISNPVMDHPDGDDVSNCRVVLEQVNWVEIPRKVSEEINQMFAPLANKLNSRQVCKLEDMLTYLKKVHLREMLCLQIKSQKVCNDLSDAKTKRRAESRSLLCKLAYEKANLELLHLKQEIMMKKSQVVTTGLQTSETLRLNCAKLLRQHGSNSTGLLTTVQPHEATTIKVAEKTQEIEELDSKIKTLIKCFPTCDKITGESAYTDAVMIAEDELKKKMSCRLIRQDILVWKVDSLGEKNDCQSIVLNYGGLIHQRLTLKPGHASCVIISNNLSDAFIKHLPDMNVSTAFNSLFNAEYSREYVGTSTLLEITQKTSLVVHNLLNVAEELQLARMEIPNLVQGQFESPSDQLYLQISFVDCKSLRKVIITLDMACLTHGMYPGDVIPGEVLGTETDGVASKQLMKEIESAVDGVGVGYPRILRLCRCVSKLLQSQSRR encoded by the exons ATGGCGTCGGAAGACCCGATGAACAACACTGCCGGCACCGACGACGAGACTATAGCTCAGCGGAGAAAGCGACTCCGACGAGTGAGCTTCGCCGACCGGGAGATTACTTCCGTCCACATTTTCAAGCGCGACGAAGATTACGAGACGCCGCCGAGTCCGTCCGCCTCGAAGCCCCGAAACGTTGAGACATCAGAGTCTGAGGACAAAGTAATTAGGTTTTTCGGTGAATTAGCTGATAGCGAAGACACTGAAGGAGACGAACCTGTGGAGAAACTCTTCCTGAGGCCCAAAAGTTCGCCTTCTTCAGGTGGTAGCACTATTGCTTCTGCTACAACTGATGACG AGGACAGTTTCTTCGGACCAGTGTCTTCCCATTTTATCAACCCTGGGAGACTCTCAGACGCTACTACGGTCTCTGAAGACCACCATGATATGACGATGGACTCCACAGCGTTTTCAATGCATTTCCGGAGTCTTGTAATGTCCGAGTCTGGAGACTTGAGGACACCCACGAGCAGCCATCGTGTTCCGGTAGAAGTAGATGAGAAAACACCAACTCAAGTTACCTTTAGATCTGATGATACAGGGAGTGCAATGGTGTTAACTTACCCTAAGAAGCTGTTCCCTAAATCCCCTGTGCCGGTTGACAAAGGAAGTGGTGGTGGAGATTCTAACGACATGAGTCTCGTAGGTGATGATTCTCGAAAATATGATTACGGGCATATAACTCCTGCCTTAGCTGCTCTGCTGGGAGATGAGAGCAAGGAACCGGTTCCTGCATCTCAAGACAATAGTGTTGAGGCAAGATCTCCAGTGCCTGAATTCTCCCTGTTCCCTCAAAATGGAAGCATTCCTGTCGGTATAAATAGCACTGATGCTTGTCAAATGCTGTCACCTTGTGGTTCTGGCATTCACCCTCGAATGGAGCTGCAGGAATCAGGAAGGGAAAGTGCGTATTTTATTGGTAGAATGCAGCAGTCTTCTTTATCTTGTGCTACGCCTTCTCCTCAACAAGTTGGAAGCTTTATGAGCAGGGAAACTCTCGCACTAGTTGAGAGCTTGTCAACCATCCAGAAAAGCAAATCCAGACTTGGATTGATTCCACCGTCCCCTGCTTCTGCTCTTTCTCAGAGAATTGAGAAATCCAAGCTTCAATTGTCCGGACGCCGTTCTGCTACTACCCCATCAACTATTGGCAGGGAAGATACAGGCGTCCGCCCGACAACACGTAAAGATATCCCCATTACTAACTTGGATGATTTGTTATCTACACATGATAACCGAAAACCAGTGTCTGAAAATCATGGCGCACCTGATCAACTTAGCTGTGGTGCATTGAGCCCTGTTGTTGACAGTAGCGATGTGTTTACATTCTTAAATCCAGAAGGAAACTCTAATTCTAAGATTGAGGGTTCACTCTTGAAAGAACAGGAAAGAAATCAGACAGCCAGCACCCCTGATAAGTTTGTGTCATCTCTAGCAAAATCGTCAGATGCGACTACCTCAGCATTGAACAATTGTGTTACTCTTCAAGATCAAGAGCAGAAAAGCAAAGCCATCGGCAATTCTGAGACTGAAGATGGACGCTTGGCCAAGGATTCTGTTAGTAATCCTTCTCTGAATACGTTATATGACCATATGGATTCCCTGCTTGTAGAATCTTCTGCTATACTCAGCGAGACAGGCTTCTTGAACGGCTCTGCTCAACAAAACGAGGAAGACAGCGTgctgaacaaaaataaaaaaggaaccAACAACATCAGGGCTGCCCATTGTGAAACTGAAGTTATCTCAACTGAAGACTGTCCTGTTCTAGTGACACAAGACCGTCCTGGTACAGCTGGTTCTTCACCTTTGGACAGAAGTAGGAATGAGGCTTCACATGCTAAG GGGCCATCCAGATTGAAAAGGAAAGCCAGAGATGTTGATCCTGCTGCCAAAAGTTGTAGCCCTAAAGTCAGACAAAACACACAGGATATTTCAAATCCAGTGATGGACCACCCTGATGGAGACGATGTTAGCAACTGCCGCGTAGTTCTTGAACAGGTAAACTGGGTAGAA ATTCCAAGAAAGGTATCAGAAGAAATTAATCAAATGTTTGCACCATTGGCCAATAAGCTGAACTCAAGACAG GTATGCAAGCTGGAAGATATGTTAACATACTTGAAGAAGGTTCATTTGCGTGAGATGCTTTGTCTTCAAATTAAATCTCAG AAAGTATGTAACGACTTGAGTGATGCTAAGACAAAGAG ACGTGCTGAGAGTAGATCGTTACTCTGTAAGTTAGCATATGAAAAAGCCAACCTTGAGTTGTTGCACCTCAAGCAAGAGATAATGATG AAAAAGTCTCAAGTAGTTACCACTGGTCTACAAACATCTGAAACATTGAGGTTGAATTGTGCCAAGCTTTTACGTCAACATGGTTCCAATTCTACTGGCTTGTTAACTACTGTTCAACCACATGAG GCTACTACTATCAAGGTAGCAGAGAAAACACAGGAGATCGAAGAATTGGACTCAAAAATCAAGACCTTGATCAAATGTTTTCCTACGTGCGACAAGATAACAGGAGAATCTGCATATACAGACGCTGTTATGATTGCTGAAGAtgaattgaaaaagaaaatgagTTGCAGGCTTATACGTCAGGATATTCTG GTCTGGAAAGTTGACAGTTTAGGAGAAAAGAATGATTGTCAGAGCATTGTTCTAAATTATGGTGGCTTGATTCACCAAAG GCTCACATTAAAGCCTGGACATGCTTCATGTGTAATAATTTCAAACAATTTGAGTGATGCATTCATCAAG CATCTACCAGACATGAATGTTTCAACTGCGTTTAACTCCTTGTTTAATGCTGAATACTCCCGGGAGTATGTTGGTACCAGTACGTTGTTGGAGATTACACAG AAAACTAGCCTGGTCGTACATAATCTACTAAATGTGGCGGAGGAATTACAGTTAGCTAGAATGGAGATACCTAATTTGGTCCAAGGACAATTTGAATCTCCATCAG ATCAGCTTTATTTGCAAATTAGCTTTGTTGATTGCAAAAGCTTGAGAAAAGTAATCATAACTCTCGATATGGCATGCTTGACCCA TGGGATGTATCCCGGCGACGTAATTCCTGGCGAAGTTTTAGGAACAGAAACAGACGGTGTAGCTTCGAAACAGTTGATGAAAGAGATAGAATCTGCAGTGGATGGTGTTGGCGTTGGATATCCTCGGATACTGAGACTCTGTCGTTGCGTTTCCAAGTTGTTGCAATCACAAAGCAGGAGATGA
- the LOC103828542 gene encoding uncharacterized protein LOC103828542 isoform X1 has product MASEDPMNNTAGTDDETIAQRRKRLRRVSFADREITSVHIFKRDEDYETPPSPSASKPRNVETSESEDKVIRFFGELADSEDTEGDEPVEKLFLRPKSSPSSGGSTIASATTDDEDSFFGPVSSHFINPGRLSDATTVSEDHHDMTMDSTAFSMHFRSLVMSESGDLRTPTSSHRVPVEVDEKTPTQVTFRSDDTGSAMVLTYPKKLFPKSPVPVDKGSGGGDSNDMSLVGDDSRKYDYGHITPALAALLGDESKEPVPASQDNSVEARSPVPEFSLFPQNGSIPVGINSTDACQMLSPCGSGIHPRMELQESGRESAYFIGRMQQSSLSCATPSPQQVGSFMSRETLALVESLSTIQKSKSRLGLIPPSPASALSQRIEKSKLQLSGRRSATTPSTIGREDTGVRPTTRKDIPITNLDDLLSTHDNRKPVSENHGAPDQLSCGALSPVVDSSDVFTFLNPEGNSNSKIEGSLLKEQERNQTASTPDKFVSSLAKSSDATTSALNNCVTLQDQEQKSKAIGNSETEDGRLAKDSVSNPSLNTLYDHMDSLLVESSAILSETGFLNGSAQQNEEDSVLNKNKKGTNNIRAAHCETEVISTEDCPVLVTQDRPGTAGSSPLDRSRNEASHAKGPSRLKRKARDVDPAAKSCSPKVRQNTQDISNPVMDHPDGDDVSNCRVVLEQVNWVEIPRKVSEEINQMFAPLANKLNSRQVCKLEDMLTYLKKVHLREMLCLQIKSQKVCNDLSDAKTKRRAESRSLLCKLAYEKANLELLHLKQEIMMKKSQVVTTGLQTSETLRLNCAKLLRQHGSNSTGLLTTVQPHEATTIKVAEKTQEIEELDSKIKTLIKCFPTCDKITGESAYTDAVMIAEDELKKKMSCRLIRQDILVWKVDSLGEKNDCQSIVLNYGGLIHQRLTLKPGHASCVIISNNLSDAFIKHLPDMNVSTAFNSLFNAEYSREYVGTSTLLEITQKTSLVVHNLLNVAEELQLARMEIPNLVQGQFESPSADQLYLQISFVDCKSLRKVIITLDMACLTHGMYPGDVIPGEVLGTETDGVASKQLMKEIESAVDGVGVGYPRILRLCRCVSKLLQSQSRR; this is encoded by the exons ATGGCGTCGGAAGACCCGATGAACAACACTGCCGGCACCGACGACGAGACTATAGCTCAGCGGAGAAAGCGACTCCGACGAGTGAGCTTCGCCGACCGGGAGATTACTTCCGTCCACATTTTCAAGCGCGACGAAGATTACGAGACGCCGCCGAGTCCGTCCGCCTCGAAGCCCCGAAACGTTGAGACATCAGAGTCTGAGGACAAAGTAATTAGGTTTTTCGGTGAATTAGCTGATAGCGAAGACACTGAAGGAGACGAACCTGTGGAGAAACTCTTCCTGAGGCCCAAAAGTTCGCCTTCTTCAGGTGGTAGCACTATTGCTTCTGCTACAACTGATGACG AGGACAGTTTCTTCGGACCAGTGTCTTCCCATTTTATCAACCCTGGGAGACTCTCAGACGCTACTACGGTCTCTGAAGACCACCATGATATGACGATGGACTCCACAGCGTTTTCAATGCATTTCCGGAGTCTTGTAATGTCCGAGTCTGGAGACTTGAGGACACCCACGAGCAGCCATCGTGTTCCGGTAGAAGTAGATGAGAAAACACCAACTCAAGTTACCTTTAGATCTGATGATACAGGGAGTGCAATGGTGTTAACTTACCCTAAGAAGCTGTTCCCTAAATCCCCTGTGCCGGTTGACAAAGGAAGTGGTGGTGGAGATTCTAACGACATGAGTCTCGTAGGTGATGATTCTCGAAAATATGATTACGGGCATATAACTCCTGCCTTAGCTGCTCTGCTGGGAGATGAGAGCAAGGAACCGGTTCCTGCATCTCAAGACAATAGTGTTGAGGCAAGATCTCCAGTGCCTGAATTCTCCCTGTTCCCTCAAAATGGAAGCATTCCTGTCGGTATAAATAGCACTGATGCTTGTCAAATGCTGTCACCTTGTGGTTCTGGCATTCACCCTCGAATGGAGCTGCAGGAATCAGGAAGGGAAAGTGCGTATTTTATTGGTAGAATGCAGCAGTCTTCTTTATCTTGTGCTACGCCTTCTCCTCAACAAGTTGGAAGCTTTATGAGCAGGGAAACTCTCGCACTAGTTGAGAGCTTGTCAACCATCCAGAAAAGCAAATCCAGACTTGGATTGATTCCACCGTCCCCTGCTTCTGCTCTTTCTCAGAGAATTGAGAAATCCAAGCTTCAATTGTCCGGACGCCGTTCTGCTACTACCCCATCAACTATTGGCAGGGAAGATACAGGCGTCCGCCCGACAACACGTAAAGATATCCCCATTACTAACTTGGATGATTTGTTATCTACACATGATAACCGAAAACCAGTGTCTGAAAATCATGGCGCACCTGATCAACTTAGCTGTGGTGCATTGAGCCCTGTTGTTGACAGTAGCGATGTGTTTACATTCTTAAATCCAGAAGGAAACTCTAATTCTAAGATTGAGGGTTCACTCTTGAAAGAACAGGAAAGAAATCAGACAGCCAGCACCCCTGATAAGTTTGTGTCATCTCTAGCAAAATCGTCAGATGCGACTACCTCAGCATTGAACAATTGTGTTACTCTTCAAGATCAAGAGCAGAAAAGCAAAGCCATCGGCAATTCTGAGACTGAAGATGGACGCTTGGCCAAGGATTCTGTTAGTAATCCTTCTCTGAATACGTTATATGACCATATGGATTCCCTGCTTGTAGAATCTTCTGCTATACTCAGCGAGACAGGCTTCTTGAACGGCTCTGCTCAACAAAACGAGGAAGACAGCGTgctgaacaaaaataaaaaaggaaccAACAACATCAGGGCTGCCCATTGTGAAACTGAAGTTATCTCAACTGAAGACTGTCCTGTTCTAGTGACACAAGACCGTCCTGGTACAGCTGGTTCTTCACCTTTGGACAGAAGTAGGAATGAGGCTTCACATGCTAAG GGGCCATCCAGATTGAAAAGGAAAGCCAGAGATGTTGATCCTGCTGCCAAAAGTTGTAGCCCTAAAGTCAGACAAAACACACAGGATATTTCAAATCCAGTGATGGACCACCCTGATGGAGACGATGTTAGCAACTGCCGCGTAGTTCTTGAACAGGTAAACTGGGTAGAA ATTCCAAGAAAGGTATCAGAAGAAATTAATCAAATGTTTGCACCATTGGCCAATAAGCTGAACTCAAGACAG GTATGCAAGCTGGAAGATATGTTAACATACTTGAAGAAGGTTCATTTGCGTGAGATGCTTTGTCTTCAAATTAAATCTCAG AAAGTATGTAACGACTTGAGTGATGCTAAGACAAAGAG ACGTGCTGAGAGTAGATCGTTACTCTGTAAGTTAGCATATGAAAAAGCCAACCTTGAGTTGTTGCACCTCAAGCAAGAGATAATGATG AAAAAGTCTCAAGTAGTTACCACTGGTCTACAAACATCTGAAACATTGAGGTTGAATTGTGCCAAGCTTTTACGTCAACATGGTTCCAATTCTACTGGCTTGTTAACTACTGTTCAACCACATGAG GCTACTACTATCAAGGTAGCAGAGAAAACACAGGAGATCGAAGAATTGGACTCAAAAATCAAGACCTTGATCAAATGTTTTCCTACGTGCGACAAGATAACAGGAGAATCTGCATATACAGACGCTGTTATGATTGCTGAAGAtgaattgaaaaagaaaatgagTTGCAGGCTTATACGTCAGGATATTCTG GTCTGGAAAGTTGACAGTTTAGGAGAAAAGAATGATTGTCAGAGCATTGTTCTAAATTATGGTGGCTTGATTCACCAAAG GCTCACATTAAAGCCTGGACATGCTTCATGTGTAATAATTTCAAACAATTTGAGTGATGCATTCATCAAG CATCTACCAGACATGAATGTTTCAACTGCGTTTAACTCCTTGTTTAATGCTGAATACTCCCGGGAGTATGTTGGTACCAGTACGTTGTTGGAGATTACACAG AAAACTAGCCTGGTCGTACATAATCTACTAAATGTGGCGGAGGAATTACAGTTAGCTAGAATGGAGATACCTAATTTGGTCCAAGGACAATTTGAATCTCCATCAG CAGATCAGCTTTATTTGCAAATTAGCTTTGTTGATTGCAAAAGCTTGAGAAAAGTAATCATAACTCTCGATATGGCATGCTTGACCCA TGGGATGTATCCCGGCGACGTAATTCCTGGCGAAGTTTTAGGAACAGAAACAGACGGTGTAGCTTCGAAACAGTTGATGAAAGAGATAGAATCTGCAGTGGATGGTGTTGGCGTTGGATATCCTCGGATACTGAGACTCTGTCGTTGCGTTTCCAAGTTGTTGCAATCACAAAGCAGGAGATGA
- the LOC103828542 gene encoding uncharacterized protein LOC103828542 isoform X3 — MASEDPMNNTAGTDDETIAQRRKRLRRVSFADREITSVHIFKRDEDYETPPSPSASKPRNVETSESEDKVIRFFGELADSEDTEGDEPVEKLFLRPKSSPSSGGSTIASATTDDEDSFFGPVSSHFINPGRLSDATTVSEDHHDMTMDSTAFSMHFRSLVMSESGDLRTPTSSHRVPVEVDEKTPTQVTFRSDDTGSAMVLTYPKKLFPKSPVPVDKGSGGGDSNDMSLVGDDSRKYDYGHITPALAALLGDESKEPVPASQDNSVEARSPVPEFSLFPQNGSIPVGINSTDACQMLSPCGSGIHPRMELQESGRESAYFIGRMQQSSLSCATPSPQQVGSFMSRETLALVESLSTIQKSKSRLGLIPPSPASALSQRIEKSKLQLSGRRSATTPSTIGREDTGVRPTTRKDIPITNLDDLLSTHDNRKPVSENHGAPDQLSCGALSPVVDSSDVFTFLNPEGNSNSKIEGSLLKEQERNQTASTPDKFVSSLAKSSDATTSALNNCVTLQDQEQKSKAIGNSETEDGRLAKDSVSNPSLNTLYDHMDSLLVESSAILSETGFLNGSAQQNEEDSVLNKNKKGTNNIRAAHCETEVISTEDCPVLVTQDRPGTAGSSPLDRSRNEASHAKGPSRLKRKARDVDPAAKSCSPKVRQNTQDISNPVMDHPDGDDVSNCRVVLEQIPRKVSEEINQMFAPLANKLNSRQVCKLEDMLTYLKKVHLREMLCLQIKSQKVCNDLSDAKTKRRAESRSLLCKLAYEKANLELLHLKQEIMMKKSQVVTTGLQTSETLRLNCAKLLRQHGSNSTGLLTTVQPHEATTIKVAEKTQEIEELDSKIKTLIKCFPTCDKITGESAYTDAVMIAEDELKKKMSCRLIRQDILVWKVDSLGEKNDCQSIVLNYGGLIHQRLTLKPGHASCVIISNNLSDAFIKHLPDMNVSTAFNSLFNAEYSREYVGTSTLLEITQKTSLVVHNLLNVAEELQLARMEIPNLVQGQFESPSADQLYLQISFVDCKSLRKVIITLDMACLTHGMYPGDVIPGEVLGTETDGVASKQLMKEIESAVDGVGVGYPRILRLCRCVSKLLQSQSRR; from the exons ATGGCGTCGGAAGACCCGATGAACAACACTGCCGGCACCGACGACGAGACTATAGCTCAGCGGAGAAAGCGACTCCGACGAGTGAGCTTCGCCGACCGGGAGATTACTTCCGTCCACATTTTCAAGCGCGACGAAGATTACGAGACGCCGCCGAGTCCGTCCGCCTCGAAGCCCCGAAACGTTGAGACATCAGAGTCTGAGGACAAAGTAATTAGGTTTTTCGGTGAATTAGCTGATAGCGAAGACACTGAAGGAGACGAACCTGTGGAGAAACTCTTCCTGAGGCCCAAAAGTTCGCCTTCTTCAGGTGGTAGCACTATTGCTTCTGCTACAACTGATGACG AGGACAGTTTCTTCGGACCAGTGTCTTCCCATTTTATCAACCCTGGGAGACTCTCAGACGCTACTACGGTCTCTGAAGACCACCATGATATGACGATGGACTCCACAGCGTTTTCAATGCATTTCCGGAGTCTTGTAATGTCCGAGTCTGGAGACTTGAGGACACCCACGAGCAGCCATCGTGTTCCGGTAGAAGTAGATGAGAAAACACCAACTCAAGTTACCTTTAGATCTGATGATACAGGGAGTGCAATGGTGTTAACTTACCCTAAGAAGCTGTTCCCTAAATCCCCTGTGCCGGTTGACAAAGGAAGTGGTGGTGGAGATTCTAACGACATGAGTCTCGTAGGTGATGATTCTCGAAAATATGATTACGGGCATATAACTCCTGCCTTAGCTGCTCTGCTGGGAGATGAGAGCAAGGAACCGGTTCCTGCATCTCAAGACAATAGTGTTGAGGCAAGATCTCCAGTGCCTGAATTCTCCCTGTTCCCTCAAAATGGAAGCATTCCTGTCGGTATAAATAGCACTGATGCTTGTCAAATGCTGTCACCTTGTGGTTCTGGCATTCACCCTCGAATGGAGCTGCAGGAATCAGGAAGGGAAAGTGCGTATTTTATTGGTAGAATGCAGCAGTCTTCTTTATCTTGTGCTACGCCTTCTCCTCAACAAGTTGGAAGCTTTATGAGCAGGGAAACTCTCGCACTAGTTGAGAGCTTGTCAACCATCCAGAAAAGCAAATCCAGACTTGGATTGATTCCACCGTCCCCTGCTTCTGCTCTTTCTCAGAGAATTGAGAAATCCAAGCTTCAATTGTCCGGACGCCGTTCTGCTACTACCCCATCAACTATTGGCAGGGAAGATACAGGCGTCCGCCCGACAACACGTAAAGATATCCCCATTACTAACTTGGATGATTTGTTATCTACACATGATAACCGAAAACCAGTGTCTGAAAATCATGGCGCACCTGATCAACTTAGCTGTGGTGCATTGAGCCCTGTTGTTGACAGTAGCGATGTGTTTACATTCTTAAATCCAGAAGGAAACTCTAATTCTAAGATTGAGGGTTCACTCTTGAAAGAACAGGAAAGAAATCAGACAGCCAGCACCCCTGATAAGTTTGTGTCATCTCTAGCAAAATCGTCAGATGCGACTACCTCAGCATTGAACAATTGTGTTACTCTTCAAGATCAAGAGCAGAAAAGCAAAGCCATCGGCAATTCTGAGACTGAAGATGGACGCTTGGCCAAGGATTCTGTTAGTAATCCTTCTCTGAATACGTTATATGACCATATGGATTCCCTGCTTGTAGAATCTTCTGCTATACTCAGCGAGACAGGCTTCTTGAACGGCTCTGCTCAACAAAACGAGGAAGACAGCGTgctgaacaaaaataaaaaaggaaccAACAACATCAGGGCTGCCCATTGTGAAACTGAAGTTATCTCAACTGAAGACTGTCCTGTTCTAGTGACACAAGACCGTCCTGGTACAGCTGGTTCTTCACCTTTGGACAGAAGTAGGAATGAGGCTTCACATGCTAAG GGGCCATCCAGATTGAAAAGGAAAGCCAGAGATGTTGATCCTGCTGCCAAAAGTTGTAGCCCTAAAGTCAGACAAAACACACAGGATATTTCAAATCCAGTGATGGACCACCCTGATGGAGACGATGTTAGCAACTGCCGCGTAGTTCTTGAACAG ATTCCAAGAAAGGTATCAGAAGAAATTAATCAAATGTTTGCACCATTGGCCAATAAGCTGAACTCAAGACAG GTATGCAAGCTGGAAGATATGTTAACATACTTGAAGAAGGTTCATTTGCGTGAGATGCTTTGTCTTCAAATTAAATCTCAG AAAGTATGTAACGACTTGAGTGATGCTAAGACAAAGAG ACGTGCTGAGAGTAGATCGTTACTCTGTAAGTTAGCATATGAAAAAGCCAACCTTGAGTTGTTGCACCTCAAGCAAGAGATAATGATG AAAAAGTCTCAAGTAGTTACCACTGGTCTACAAACATCTGAAACATTGAGGTTGAATTGTGCCAAGCTTTTACGTCAACATGGTTCCAATTCTACTGGCTTGTTAACTACTGTTCAACCACATGAG GCTACTACTATCAAGGTAGCAGAGAAAACACAGGAGATCGAAGAATTGGACTCAAAAATCAAGACCTTGATCAAATGTTTTCCTACGTGCGACAAGATAACAGGAGAATCTGCATATACAGACGCTGTTATGATTGCTGAAGAtgaattgaaaaagaaaatgagTTGCAGGCTTATACGTCAGGATATTCTG GTCTGGAAAGTTGACAGTTTAGGAGAAAAGAATGATTGTCAGAGCATTGTTCTAAATTATGGTGGCTTGATTCACCAAAG GCTCACATTAAAGCCTGGACATGCTTCATGTGTAATAATTTCAAACAATTTGAGTGATGCATTCATCAAG CATCTACCAGACATGAATGTTTCAACTGCGTTTAACTCCTTGTTTAATGCTGAATACTCCCGGGAGTATGTTGGTACCAGTACGTTGTTGGAGATTACACAG AAAACTAGCCTGGTCGTACATAATCTACTAAATGTGGCGGAGGAATTACAGTTAGCTAGAATGGAGATACCTAATTTGGTCCAAGGACAATTTGAATCTCCATCAG CAGATCAGCTTTATTTGCAAATTAGCTTTGTTGATTGCAAAAGCTTGAGAAAAGTAATCATAACTCTCGATATGGCATGCTTGACCCA TGGGATGTATCCCGGCGACGTAATTCCTGGCGAAGTTTTAGGAACAGAAACAGACGGTGTAGCTTCGAAACAGTTGATGAAAGAGATAGAATCTGCAGTGGATGGTGTTGGCGTTGGATATCCTCGGATACTGAGACTCTGTCGTTGCGTTTCCAAGTTGTTGCAATCACAAAGCAGGAGATGA
- the LOC117126813 gene encoding probable histone-arginine methyltransferase 1.4, with the protein MIQRSCLPNGTVSDSSSKFDNKIEAASAKMYFHYYGKLLHQQNMLQDYVRTVLIMLQSWRIVQIFPGVLWLTWVQEVAGAKHVYAVEASKMANYACKLIAGNPLLAERITVIKGKIEDVELPEKADVLFSEPMVLINERMLETYVIARDRFLSPNGKMFPTVRRIHIAKHKKPTMVHKISWN; encoded by the exons ATGATTCAAA GATCATGCTTGCCGAACGGAACAGTGTCAGATAGTTCAAGCAAGTTCGATAATAAGATTGAGGCTGCTTCAGCCAAAATGTATTTCCATTACTATGGCAAACTTCTACATCAGCAAAACATGCTACAGGATTATGTGAGGACA GTACTTATCATGCTGCAGTCATGGAGAATTGTTCAGATTTTTCCGGGCGTATTGTGGTTGACGTGGGTGCAGGAAGTG GCTGGTGCCAAGCACGTGTATGCTGTGGAAGCGTCAAAAATGGCTAATTATGCCTGTAAGCTGATTGCTGGAAACCCATTGCTTGCTGAGCGGATCACG GTCATCAAGGGAAAAATTGAGGATGTTGAGTTGCCTGAGAAGGCTGATGTTTTGTTCTCTGAACCAATGG TCTTGATCAATGAGAGGATGTTGGAAACTTATGTTATTGCTAGGGACCGTTTTCTGTCTCCAAATGGAAAAATGTTTCCAACGGTCAGAAG GATCCACATCGCAAAGCACAAGAAACCTACAATGGTTCACAAAATATCCTGGAATTAA